One window from the genome of Musa acuminata AAA Group cultivar baxijiao chromosome BXJ1-4, Cavendish_Baxijiao_AAA, whole genome shotgun sequence encodes:
- the LOC135672276 gene encoding WRKY transcription factor WRKY76-like, which produces MDSEWINPSLSLDLSIGRSPDQASNGDLEAKLNELSKENKRLNEMVKAMYSNHTALHHQLMDLTNSVPPAKKRKRMRMSANMTSIYTTSVRIDASSSSLVVRDGYQWRKYGQKVTKDNPSPRAYFRCSFAPSCPVKKKVQRSAEDSSVLIATYEGEHNHDPPTTGNESLPCFVSLSSSDSAVALDLRPRGFRSEVECVEFQRILAEKMASSLTQDPSFAEALASAISGRMFQHLQAQS; this is translated from the exons ATGGATTCAGAATGGATCAATCCATCTCTTAGCCTCGACCTCAGCATCGGCAGGTCTCCTGATCAAGCTTCG AACGGAGACTTAGAAGCCAAGCTGAATGAACTGAGCAAGGAGAACAAGAGGCTAAACGAGATGGTCAAAGCCATGTATTCCAACCACACAGCTCTTCACCATCAGTTGATGGACCTCACAAACTCAGTACCCCcggcgaagaagaggaagaggatgaggatGAGTGCCAACATGACCAGTATCTACACGACTTCCGTGAGGATCGATGCATCCAGTTCGAGCCTG gTGGTGAGAGATGGCTATCAATGGAGGAAGTATGGGCAGAAGGTTACCAAGGACAATCCATCTCCAAGAGCTTACTTTAGATGCTCCTTTGCCCCTTCATGTCCTGTGAAGAAGAAG GTGCAGAGGAGTGCGGAAGACAGCTCAGTGTTGATAGCTACTTATGAAGGTGAGCACAACCATGATCCGCCAACCACGGGGAACGAGTCGCTCCCTTGCTTCGTCTCTCTCAGTTCTTCGGACTCTGCAGTCGCCCTGGATCTCAGACCACGAGGATTCAGGTCTGAAGTTGAGTGTGTCGAATTCCAACGAATCTTGGCGGAGAAGATGGCCTCATCATTGACTCAGGATCCAAGTTTTGCAGAAGCGCTTGCAAGTGCGATCTCCGGAAGAATGTTTCAGCATCTGCAAGCTCAAAGCTGA